One window of Mediterraneibacter butyricigenes genomic DNA carries:
- a CDS encoding ABC transporter ATP-binding protein: MEYAIEVKNLYKLYRVGDEVVRALNGVDFQIKKGEFCAIVGTSGSGKSTLLNMLAGLEKPTKGEVIIAGQHIEHMEEDELVSFRRENVGFIFQSFHLIGTMNAVENVALPLSFRGVPRSERLKKADKMLDLVKLKKHKKHFPNQMSGGQQQRVGVARALVVEPEIIFADEPTGNLDSHTSEDVMHLMQDVVRKEKRTLVMVTHDNHLAEYADRVFHIIDGKIVKIEENHHEKEESLQEKDEGSTGKKTERNPVKKDERVQADKNNKKEKERA, encoded by the coding sequence GTGGAATATGCGATTGAAGTAAAAAATCTGTATAAGCTATACCGGGTAGGAGATGAAGTAGTCCGGGCTTTAAACGGCGTGGACTTTCAGATAAAAAAAGGAGAATTCTGTGCCATCGTGGGAACATCCGGCTCCGGAAAATCTACCCTGTTGAATATGCTGGCAGGTCTGGAGAAACCGACAAAGGGTGAAGTGATCATCGCCGGACAGCATATCGAACATATGGAAGAAGATGAACTGGTCAGTTTTCGACGGGAAAATGTAGGATTTATTTTCCAGTCATTCCATCTGATCGGGACAATGAATGCCGTGGAAAATGTGGCACTTCCGCTTAGTTTTCGTGGAGTCCCAAGATCAGAGCGGCTGAAAAAAGCAGATAAGATGCTGGATCTGGTGAAACTGAAAAAGCATAAAAAACATTTTCCGAATCAGATGTCCGGAGGACAGCAGCAGAGAGTAGGCGTGGCGCGGGCACTGGTGGTAGAACCGGAGATTATTTTTGCGGATGAGCCAACCGGAAATCTGGATTCTCATACCTCAGAAGATGTCATGCATCTGATGCAGGATGTGGTACGTAAAGAAAAAAGAACACTGGTAATGGTAACCCACGATAATCATCTTGCGGAATATGCAGATCGTGTCTTTCATATTATCGATGGAAAGATCGTGAAGATTGAAGAGAATCATCATGAGAAGGAAGAAAGTCTACAAGAGAAAGACGAGGGAAGCACAGGAAAGAAGACAGAACGAAATCCAGTGAAAAAAGACGAACGAGTCCAAGCCGATAAGAATAATAAGAAGGAAAAGGAGAGGGCATAA